The genome window TCTCGGGCGTGCTGAGGCCTTTGCCTCACAGAAGAGTATCGGCGCCTCTGTAGTCGACGCAGTGGTTATGGGGACCGGCTTCACCCTCAGTCTTGGAGTGTTGGGAATCGTGCGTGAATTCTTTGGTACCGGCGCCATTTTTGGCGTTGACATTGTTCTGCCGATTCGCAACTTTGTCGCCGGGTTGTTCAACGCTCCGGCAGTTGAAAGCGTTGATATGGCCGCAGTGTTCAGTCTTGCTCCCGGCGCCTTTATCTCGCTGGGTCTGTTGTTGGCGATAATAAACTACTTTAGCGCCAAAGGCGCCACCGAAAGGAGGGGCAACTAATGGCTGAATTATTTGCGCTCTTCTTTGCAGCCATATTTGTAAACAACTTTGTGCTCTCCCGTTTTTTAGGAATTTGTCCGTTCTTTGGTGTTTCCAAACGGGTAGAAACTTCAGTCGGCATGGGTATGGCAGTCATCTTTGTTATGACTTTGGCTTCGGTGATAACCTGGCTGCTGCAGGCATTCTTTTTGGATCTACTTGGGCTCGGATACCTGCAGACAATCACCTTCATCCTGGTTATTGCATCCTTGGTGCAGCTGGTTGAGCTGGCAGTACAAAAGATCAGTCCCACCCTCTATAAGGCGCTGGGTATTTTCCTGCCTCTGATAACCACAAACTGTGCAATTCTCGGTTTGGCGCTCCTGAACATCAGTCCTGACATCTTTGTGCCGGCAAGCGGATCGTACAATTTGCTGCAATCCATCGTCCATGCTCTGGGCGCCGGCGTCGGCTTTACACTGGCTTTGGTAATGCTTGCGGGAATCCGGGAGCACCTGGATAACCTGGAGCTGCCAAAACCATTGGCCGGTGTTCCCATTGCTCTGATTTCTGCAGGTATTCTCGCTCTGGCATTTTCCGGGTTTGTACTCTAGGTAGCAGGGGAGTGAATTAAATGAGCTTTTTAGATCTTTTGGCTCCCATCCTGGGATTGGGAGGATTGGGGCTGTTTTTCGGGATTGTCTTGGTTGTTGCCAATATCGTTTTTAGTGTGGAACAGGATTCCCGGGTTGAGGACATTCTCGAGGTACTGCCAGGCGTCAATTGCGGTGCCTGCGGATATCCGGGATGCAGCGCCTTTGCTGAGGCTGTCGCATCAGGAGAAGCGCCCGTCAATGGCTGCCCTGTTGGCCGCCAGAAAGTTGCTGATGAAATCAGCAGGATTATGAATGTTTCCGTGGGCCATGAGGACGAGCGATATGTGGCCAAGCTGGCTTGTCGTGGAACTGATGAAGTGGCGAAGACGAAAATGGTCTATTACGGCATCCAGGATTGTCGCGCTGCTGCTCGGATCGATGGTGGCGACAAGGCTTGCCCTTATGGGTGTTTAGGATTGGGCAGTTGTATTGAGGTTTGTCCGTTTGACGCAATTTCCACGGGGCAAGATGGCCTGCCTGTCTTTGATGAACTTAAATGCACTGGCTGTAATCGTTGTAAAAGTATTTGTCCCAAGGATGTTATTCGCATGGAGCCCTCAGGCGCCTATGTTGATATCGCCTGCAACTCCCGGGACAAAGGCAAAGCAGTGCTGCAGGTCTGCAAAGTGGGCTGTATTGCATGTTCCAAATGTGTCAAGACTTGTCCTGTGGACGCAATTTCGATGCGTGATAATCTGGCAGTTATTGACCATCATGAATGCACCAATTGCGAAGCATGCATTGATGCCTGCCCGACCAATTCCATAGTTCGTGTGTGATTATGGCATGGCGCCTGTCTTCGCAGGCAGGCGCCGTCGCCTTTATCCGGGAGGGGCGGTTTATATTGTTTGGCCATAAATTTATCTTCTTTTTAGTCTTGATGCTGTTTTGGCTTGTTATAACTAATTTCAGTTTGTTGGGTGCAGTGCTTGGGGTGCTGACAGCTTTCGCGGTTGTGTTGATTAACCGCGACCTGCTGGATTCTTTGTTTTCACGGGAGAGGAAAATTAAACCGGCCAAGGTAGGAATGCTGGCAATTTATAGTTTCAGTCTTCTATGGCAGATTGTATTGGCTAATCTCCAACTGGCGCGGATTGTTCTTGACCCGAAGCTGCCTGTGCAGCCGGGGTTGGTGACATTTAATCCGGGGCTGAAAACCGATTTGGCAAAGACATTGCTCGCCAATTCCATCACCCTGACCCCCGGCACTCTGACAATCGCCGTAGAGGGAGATACATTTGTTGTGCATGCTCTGACATTAGCTGCGGCCCGGGACGTTGTTGAATGGCGATTAATTCATTTGCTGCGGCGGATTGAGGAGGGGTTATAAATGACTCAGTTTATGATCGGCATTTGCGTTTTCTTAATGCTCTTAATCTTTGTCGCTCTTGCTAGGGCTGTGGTTGGACCGACCGCTATAGACAGGATTCTGGCAATTAACATCATTGGCACTAAAACGGTAGCGATTATCGCAGTTATCTCCTATGTGTTTGGCGAGGTATTTTTCCTCGATGTGGCAATTGTTTACGCATTAATCAGTTTCCTGATGACCGTCAGTGTGGCCAAGTATCTGGAAATGGGTAATATATCATGATTGATATCTTGGTTGTAATATTGATGGTAATCGGCGCTTTCTTCTTTTTCGTCGGAGCACTTGGTTTGTGGCGGTTCCCAGATGTCTATTCCCGCGCACATGCAACAACAAAATGCGATACTCTCGGCGGTGGCCTGATAATATTGGCTTTGGCGCTGCGCCTGGGTTCTGTTACCGACGCTTTGAAGTTAATTGCAATCATTATCCTTATCTGGATAACCAACGCAACTGCGGCCCATGTTATTGGCCGGGCTGCATACAACAACCGGTATCCTCATGTGGAGGGGACTTACAAGTGGAATTACCACGGCGAGGAGGATCGGTAAATGCTGGAGATTCTTAATGCTTTGATGCTGATTTTCCTTGTAGTTTGCGCCGTGGTTGTTGCTAGAACCCGAGATTTACTTAGCGCAGTGATTATGTTTGCCGCCTATTCTCTGGTAATGGCGATTATTTGGCAACAGCTGGAAGCGCCGGACTTGGCCCTGACCGAAGCTGCAATGGGGGCAGGAGTCACAACGATTTTGCTTTTGGTCGTAATTAGCAAGACCAGGAGGAATGAATAATGCGTCTACTAGTGAAAAGCGTTCGCTCAGTTCTTGCCACTGCAATCCTGGTCTGTATCGCTGTGCTGATGTTCAGCATGGTAGCTGAAATGCCGACATTCGGTGAGCCGGGGCCGGCTTATAACGAACTAACCCAATATCTGTTGGAGAATACAGTTACCGATACCGGCGCTCAAAATGTTATCTCGGCAATTATTCTCGATTACCGGGCTTACGACACGCTTGGTGAGGCTTCGGTTTTGTTTGCGGGCATCGCCGCAGTTTTAACTGTTCTGCTTGCCCACAGAAGTGCCGGAAGGGGGCAGAAAAATGGGTGATCTTGTCCTGCAGACTGTTGCTAAACTGATTGTGCCGTTTATTCAGCTGTACGGCATGTATATTGTTTTCTATGGACACATTTCTCCGGGTGGCGGTTTTGCAGGCGGCGCAATAATTGCCTCGAGCTTTATCCTATATGCTCTGGCTTATGATGTGGATGCGGGCTTTAAACGTTTGCCGCGTTTGGTTGCCAAGTGGCTTGAGTCCTTGGGCGGTCTGATTTTCATCATTGTCGGTGTTTTGGGGCTAGCGGCCGGAGTCAATTTTCTCACTAATTTTCTCGACAAGGGAACTGCCGGCAGCCTCGTCAGTGGTGGAATTATACCCTTATTGACGATTGCCATTGGCCTCAAGGTCTGCAGCACAATTGTCACTTTGTTTTATCACCTCCTGGAGGAGGGGAAACATGATTAGCACTATTTTTGCTAATTTACATTATTTTGTCGCTATATTACTATTTTTGATTGGTTTCCATACGATGTTGACCCACTCCAACCTGATAAAGAAAATTATCGGCATGAATATCATGGAAACATCGGTATTTTTGCTGTTTATCTCGGTGGGTTATGTCAGGGGCGGCAATGCACCGATTATAGATGATCAAATTTCCGCCTATATAAATCCGTTGCCATCGGCTTTGATTCTAACCGGCATTGTTGTTGGCGTCAGTCTGACGGCTTTTGCCCTGGCAATGGTTATCAAGATTTACGAATACTATGGCACCGTTAATACTGATGAAATTATGCGGTTGAGGGACGGGGAAGAATGATACACTTACCTTTGATGCTGGTTGTGTTCTATCTGGCGATGGCATTCATCACGCCTCTATTGGGCCGGTTAAAAAAGTTTTCCAGTCGTTATTTCGGGGTGGCCGTCAGTGCTGCAGGCTTGCTGATAGTAGGGGCCACCGCGTTTCATGTATTTGATGCCGGTCCGTTTCGGTATTTTCCCGGCAATTGGGCGAGCCCGGTGGGCATTGAGATTGTTGTCGATGAAATCACGGTTTTATTGCAGTTGACGATTGCTGTCATCGGATTTTTGGTTTCGGTCTATAGTGTCGATGATTTAGACCGGGAAATCGATGAACGGATGCATAATTGGTTCTATGTTATCTATTTTTTAATGATGGCTGCCCTCAACGGGTTAGTTATGTCATTTGACCTTTTCAATATCTTTGTGTTTACAGAAATCGGTACCCTAACTGCCTGCGCAATGGTGGCTATCAAGTCGAAAAGAGTGTGTCTTCGGGCTGCAATAAATTACTTGATTCTCAGCACTTTGGGCTCGGGGATGATTTTGATGGGGATTGCCCTGATTTATATGGTGACAGGGCACTTGAACATCGGCGCCGTTGCCCAGGTGCTGCCGGAAGCCACGGAAGCGTTTACCTGGAATGTAAGGATTGCGCTTTCGCTCTTCGTAGTTGGCTTTGGAATTAAGTCAGCGCTGTTCCCGCTGCATCTCTGGCTGCCTGATGCGCATTCATCAGCACCGACGCCATCCAGTGCCTTATTGTCAGGTGTCGTCCTCAAAGTCTTTATTGTCGTTATTGGCAGGATTGTGTTCCAGATGTTCGGCGTCGAGCTCTTCGTTCAAATTCCAATACCGTTGGTAATCCTGACATTGGCAACCATGGGGATTTTCCTCGGTTCGCTGTTTGCGATAACTCAGACGGACATCAAGCGTATGTTGGCGTACTCCAGTGTGGCACAGGTTGGTTACATTTTTATGGGCATAGCCCTGGTTAGTGCACGGGGCGCCACAGGCGGGCTGCTTCACATTTTCAATCATGCTGTGATGAAGAGCCTGTTATTTACCGCTGCCGGAGCAATTATATACAAAACCGGAATCCGGAAAATCGATGATTTGAACGGAATCGGTTATAAGATGCCACTAACGATGGCTGCCTTCGGTGTGGGTGCGCTGTCAATGGTCGGCATTCCAGGCACCAGCGGCTTTTTTAGCAAACTTTGGCTTGCATTAGGTGCTTTGGATGCGGGACAACCGTTTTTTGTGCTGGTAATTATTATCAGCAGTTTGCTAAACTCCGTTTATTATCTACCGATTATCGTGCGAGCGTTTTTTGGCGGGGGATCTGGAAAGTTCACCATGGATCAGCTCCCCTGGAAGATGCTTCTGCCGTTGGTTATTTTAGCAGCGATAAATTTATATTTTGGCATCCTGCCCGGCTCACTGGTGCGTCTGGCAGAACAAGCAGCAGCTATCTGGCTGCACTGAGTGGAGGCGGTAATTATGGCTGATTTTATTAACTATCTGCCGGTCTGGGCAACAATTTTGCCTATCGTGGCGACCATTCCCCTTTATATAATTGAACGACGGTCTGCCCGGTTGCGCGATTTCTTTGCCCAATTGATAACCGGAACTACTTTGGTCTTGGTCATAGCAATGTACCCGCAAATCAGGGATGTCGGCGAGGTGGCAATTGCGTTTCCGCGGATATTCCCGCCCTTTGGCATTTCTTTCCGTGTTGATATGCTGGGCTTTATCTTGGCAGCGATTGCTTCGACAGTTTGGTTTTTATCCACGGTCTATTCAACTGTTTACATGGACCATGAGGGCGGTCAAAACCGTTTTTATCCCTTTTTGCTGCTCAGTCTCGGCGGCTGCATGGGTGTGTTTTTGACCGGTGATTTCTTCAGCCTGTTTGTGTTCTTTGAACTGATGTCCCTTTCTTCATATGTGTTGGTTGTCCACGAGGAGTCTGCTGCGGCCATGGCAGCCGGGTATAAGTATTTGATTCTGACTTTGATTGGCGGTCTGGCCCTGTTTTTTGGAATCGTCATTGCCTACGAAATCGCCGGCAATGTCAATATTCTACCCGACAACTTTCTGTTCAGCGAACCGAATCAGCTTGCGCTCTCTGCTTTTCTCGCATTCATAGTCGGCTTTGGCATGAAGATGGGTGTGTTCCCGCTGCATGTATGGCTGCCCGACGCCCATCCTGTGGCGCCGTCACCGGCCAGTGCGCTCTTGTCAGGGATAATGCTTAAAACCGGCGCCTACGGTATGATGCGGGTTATCTATAATGTTTACGGCGTTGATTTTATCCAGGAAGCAGGTTGGCACAACATTCTTTTGGTAATGGCCGCAATTACAATCTTCTTGGGTTCGGCGGTGGCGATTGCCCAAACCGATATCAAGCGTCGACTTGCATATTCTAGCATTGGTCAAATGGGCTATGTTTTGCTAGGCATGGCGTTCATGAATCTTAATGGTCTGACTGGGAGTATTTTTCACATTTTTTCCCATGCACTGATGAAGTCTACCTTGTTCTTATGTGCCGGGGCAATCATTTATAAAACCGGCAAACGAAAGATTAATGAGCTTTCGGGTATTGGCTTGCAGATGCCAATTACCATGGCTGCTTTTTCCATCGCTGCTTTTGCAATGATTGGGATTCCGCCGCTCAACGGGTTTATCTCTAAACTTGTGCTTGCCATGGGAGCGCTGGACGCAGGAAAGTGGTATTTTGTGGTATTGTTAATTCTCAGTAGTTTGATGAACGGTATTTATTATCTACCGATTATTATTTCTGCTTTCTTCGGTGTCAGCCCCGAAAAGAAAGTGTGGGCAAAACCGTTTTCCGAGTTGAAGCTGTCAATGCTTTGGCCAGTATGTGTGCTGGCAATTGCTTGCATCTTGTTTGGCTTGTTCCCTCTGAATTTTCCTTTGACATGGGCCGAAATCGCTGCCAAAATGTTATTGGGGGGATAAATCCATGTCCATGGAATTTCTAATTTTCGGTGCCCTGGCAGTTCCGCTTATGGGTAGTGTTATTTTTCTCACTGCCCGCAAGCGCCTGAATAACCCTGGGATTATCAATTTGATTCTTACCTTGCTCACAGCCGCGTTACTATTCGGTGCCGGCATTAAGGCCGGTGGAGAAACAGCCCGAGTATCCTTGTCCAATGTATTGTTGCTGGGCTTGAATTTGCGAATGGATACCCTCGCTTTTTTCTTCACAACATTGTTTACGGCTGCTGCCTCAGTCGTGTCAATTTTCTCCGTTCAGTTTTTGAAAAATATAAATTCCCCGGGGCGTTTCTTTATGTTCATGCAGTTGACACTGCTGGGTTGTCTGGGGGTTGTGCTGGCGGCTGATCTTGTAACATTGTTTCTATTTTTTGAGTTAATGACTTTTGCTTCGTACGTGCTAGTTATTCACCGGGAAAACGAGCAAGCGCTGAATGCAGGTTATTTATATTTACTACTTGGTGTTGTCGGTGGTCTTGCCTTGCTTACCGGGATTATCCTGGTCTATTATGTGGCTGGCAATACTGATTTCCTGCCTCTCCAGGCCGAATCAAATATTATTATCGCCGCAGCTGTTTGCTTTCTTTTCGGTTTTGGCATTAAAACCGGTGTTGTGCCGCTGCATATTTGGATGCCAAAGGCATACAGCGTGTCCCCGGTGCCTGTGAATATTATCTCTTCAGCTTTGATGATAAAGACCGGCGCTTATGGCCTGCTGCGGGTATATTCGGAAGTATTGTTCCCCTTTGGCGGCACAGCCAATAGCAGTTTTATGGGCTGGCTTCTGGTGGGACTGGGGCTGGGCAGCATGTTTGTCGGCGCCTTTCTGGCTCTGCGCCAGACCAACATGTTAAAGACGCTGGCGTACAGCAGCATCAGTCAAATAGGCTATGTGATACTGGGACTGGGAGTTGCCTTATTTGTTCGGGGAAATGTAGGCCTAGGCGTATCCGGAATGCTGTTTCACATTCTTAACCACTCTGTTTTTAAAGGCACTTTGTTCCTGGTGGCGGGTGTCATCCTGGCTTATGCCGGCACTCTGGATTACAAGCGTCTAGGTGGATTGGCAAGACAAAGTCCGTTGCTAACGGCTACATTTGCCTTTGGCGCCCTGGGTATAGCCGGTCTGCCTGGACTTAATGGCTATGCCAGTAAAACATTTTTGCATCATGGTATTGAAGCTTTGGAACACTATAACCCCGGTTGGGTTTTATGGTTTGGTGAAAAAGTCTTTGTTGTCGCAAGCGCGATAACGATTTGCTATTTTCTAAAAATGTTTTTGAATGTGTTTATGGGGCCTGTCCGCGGGGATGCAGTTATTCCCCGTCGTCTACCTCGCTGGTACCAGGTGCCGCTATTAATCGGCTCAGCAGCAATCGCTTTTGTCGGTCTGTTTCCCCATTTCACGACCCGGCAATTGATTGTTCCTGCTATGGACACTGTTGGCGTTGGGGAATCGGCGTTAGATTACGCTCTTTCCGTCAATGTGTGGAGCGGTCCTGATTTGCTAGGCATGCTTAAGACAATCGCCGTTGCGGCGGTGATTTGGTTGTTGGTGGTCAAAGTAAGACTTGACCGCTTGCGTTTTCCGGATTGGTTCAGTATTGAGAAATTATTTTACCGCCCAATTGCGCAGGGGTTTATGATGCTCTGTTTAGGCCCCGGTGTGTTTATTGACCGAAAGGTCAACCAAGTCTATCATGGTACTGGCGATGCCTCCATGGGAATTTGCCGCTATGTGGGCAAAGTTGATCATTCTATCAACAAAATTTACGCCAGTACTGGCGATATGTCTTTGGAGCTATGCCGGTATCTGGGTCATGTCGATGGTTCTATAAACCGCCTTTATTACCGTGTGGGCAATATTTCGGTTGATGTATGCAATGCAATCGATGCCTGGGATCAAGCCTTGGACAGTCTTTATATGTCCATGGGCCGCCGCTCCGAACAGTTTTGTGTCAATCTTGATCGACTGGACCAGGATTTGGATAAACTGTATTCAGACCTGGGTCTTGTTTCGACCCGGGCGATTCACCGGCTTAATTCGATGGAGCAGGGGTTGTTTGATGTCTCTGAATACAAAAAACCACCTGTCAAACGGCAGTGGTGGCATTCCCTGCAGGACCAATTGGCTAATCCCCAATGGGAACTGAGCAATCTTAATGTTGAATCAATTTTTGTTGCAATTGCTTTTGTCGTCGTTGTGGTAATATTGTTGGTGTACGGCACACGTTAAGCAATATCTAATTTTCCCAGCAGGGAGGCGTTAACGGTGAGATATCTACGCGTTGGGTTGTTGTTGGTAGCCATATTCTTTCTGGTAGCCTGCTCAAATGGCCAGTCGCCGACAAATAACCCAGACCTAAAAGAGTATACCGAAACTTATATCGATATTATGGATACATTGGTGGATGTCCGGATTGTTACGACAATGGAAAGCGCAGAGGCCGAAAGCGTTTTGACAGCGGTGAAAGCGGAAATGCAGCGTCTGGAAGCAATTCTCAGCGCTCATCTGCCGGACAGTGATGTGGCAAAGATCAGCGCCAGTTCTGAACCAGTGTCTGTAAGTCCCCATACCTTGAATGTAGTCAACACGGCGCTTCAATATGCCGACTTGACCAATGGCACTTTTGATATAACGCTGGCGCCTGTTTTGGACCTATACGACTTTGGCGAAAAACGTTTTCCGGATGAAGCGCAATTGGCCGATAATCTGCCGCTTGTCGACTATACACGGGTTGAAGTGGACACGGACAGACAAACTATAGCGCTGCCGAAGAGTATGCGTCTTGACCTGGGTGGGATTGCCAAGGGTTATATTGTCGATCGTGCTGTTGATTTTCTACTTGCCAACGGTGTTGAATATGCCACTGTCAATGCCGGTGGCGATATTCGGGTATCAGGCTCCAAGCCCGACGGAACGCCCTGGCGGATTGGCATTAAGAATCCAAATGAAATACAGCATCTGTTTGCTGTGATTGAAGTGTCCGACAGCGCGATTGTTACTTCGGGCGATTATGAGCGGTATTTTGAACAAGACGGCATACGTTTTCATCATATTATTGATCCGGCCACAGGTCTGCCAGGTAATCTTTGCAAAAGTGTAACTGTTGTCGCGCCGACTGCAGAACTGGCCGATTTGCTTTCTACGGCAATTTTTGTGATGGGACCGGAGGAAGGGCTCGCCCTTGCTGAATCCCTTGACTCCGTGGAAGCTTTGATTTGGGACGCTGATGATGAGATTCATTGGACCAGCGGTCTTGAAGACCGGTTAGAGTTGAGGTAAGGCTTATGAGACG of Bacillota bacterium contains these proteins:
- a CDS encoding electron transport complex subunit E, with translation MKLAQEFKRGIILENPVFRLLLGLCPVLAVTTSAVNGFGMGLATLSVLLGANIVVSSLKNIIPKQVRIPCFIVIIATFVTIVGMVMEAFFYPLFEALGLFIPLIVVNCLILGRAEAFASQKSIGASVVDAVVMGTGFTLSLGVLGIVREFFGTGAIFGVDIVLPIRNFVAGLFNAPAVESVDMAAVFSLAPGAFISLGLLLAIINYFSAKGATERRGN
- a CDS encoding RnfABCDGE type electron transport complex subunit A, with product MAELFALFFAAIFVNNFVLSRFLGICPFFGVSKRVETSVGMGMAVIFVMTLASVITWLLQAFFLDLLGLGYLQTITFILVIASLVQLVELAVQKISPTLYKALGIFLPLITTNCAILGLALLNISPDIFVPASGSYNLLQSIVHALGAGVGFTLALVMLAGIREHLDNLELPKPLAGVPIALISAGILALAFSGFVL
- a CDS encoding RnfABCDGE type electron transport complex subunit B codes for the protein MSFLDLLAPILGLGGLGLFFGIVLVVANIVFSVEQDSRVEDILEVLPGVNCGACGYPGCSAFAEAVASGEAPVNGCPVGRQKVADEISRIMNVSVGHEDERYVAKLACRGTDEVAKTKMVYYGIQDCRAAARIDGGDKACPYGCLGLGSCIEVCPFDAISTGQDGLPVFDELKCTGCNRCKSICPKDVIRMEPSGAYVDIACNSRDKGKAVLQVCKVGCIACSKCVKTCPVDAISMRDNLAVIDHHECTNCEACIDACPTNSIVRV
- a CDS encoding cation transporter, encoding MAWRLSSQAGAVAFIREGRFILFGHKFIFFLVLMLFWLVITNFSLLGAVLGVLTAFAVVLINRDLLDSLFSRERKIKPAKVGMLAIYSFSLLWQIVLANLQLARIVLDPKLPVQPGLVTFNPGLKTDLAKTLLANSITLTPGTLTIAVEGDTFVVHALTLAAARDVVEWRLIHLLRRIEEGL
- a CDS encoding cation:proton antiporter — its product is MTQFMIGICVFLMLLIFVALARAVVGPTAIDRILAINIIGTKTVAIIAVISYVFGEVFFLDVAIVYALISFLMTVSVAKYLEMGNIS
- a CDS encoding monovalent cation/H(+) antiporter subunit G, with protein sequence MIDILVVILMVIGAFFFFVGALGLWRFPDVYSRAHATTKCDTLGGGLIILALALRLGSVTDALKLIAIIILIWITNATAAHVIGRAAYNNRYPHVEGTYKWNYHGEEDR
- a CDS encoding DUF4040 domain-containing protein translates to MLEILNALMLIFLVVCAVVVARTRDLLSAVIMFAAYSLVMAIIWQQLEAPDLALTEAAMGAGVTTILLLVVISKTRRNE
- a CDS encoding sodium:proton antiporter codes for the protein MGDLVLQTVAKLIVPFIQLYGMYIVFYGHISPGGGFAGGAIIASSFILYALAYDVDAGFKRLPRLVAKWLESLGGLIFIIVGVLGLAAGVNFLTNFLDKGTAGSLVSGGIIPLLTIAIGLKVCSTIVTLFYHLLEEGKHD
- a CDS encoding cation:proton antiporter (subunit C of antiporter complex involved in resistance to high concentrations of Na+, K+, Li+ and/or alkali); translated protein: MISTIFANLHYFVAILLFLIGFHTMLTHSNLIKKIIGMNIMETSVFLLFISVGYVRGGNAPIIDDQISAYINPLPSALILTGIVVGVSLTAFALAMVIKIYEYYGTVNTDEIMRLRDGEE
- a CDS encoding monovalent cation/H+ antiporter subunit D family protein, giving the protein MIHLPLMLVVFYLAMAFITPLLGRLKKFSSRYFGVAVSAAGLLIVGATAFHVFDAGPFRYFPGNWASPVGIEIVVDEITVLLQLTIAVIGFLVSVYSVDDLDREIDERMHNWFYVIYFLMMAALNGLVMSFDLFNIFVFTEIGTLTACAMVAIKSKRVCLRAAINYLILSTLGSGMILMGIALIYMVTGHLNIGAVAQVLPEATEAFTWNVRIALSLFVVGFGIKSALFPLHLWLPDAHSSAPTPSSALLSGVVLKVFIVVIGRIVFQMFGVELFVQIPIPLVILTLATMGIFLGSLFAITQTDIKRMLAYSSVAQVGYIFMGIALVSARGATGGLLHIFNHAVMKSLLFTAAGAIIYKTGIRKIDDLNGIGYKMPLTMAAFGVGALSMVGIPGTSGFFSKLWLALGALDAGQPFFVLVIIISSLLNSVYYLPIIVRAFFGGGSGKFTMDQLPWKMLLPLVILAAINLYFGILPGSLVRLAEQAAAIWLH
- a CDS encoding monovalent cation/H+ antiporter subunit D family protein, which translates into the protein MADFINYLPVWATILPIVATIPLYIIERRSARLRDFFAQLITGTTLVLVIAMYPQIRDVGEVAIAFPRIFPPFGISFRVDMLGFILAAIASTVWFLSTVYSTVYMDHEGGQNRFYPFLLLSLGGCMGVFLTGDFFSLFVFFELMSLSSYVLVVHEESAAAMAAGYKYLILTLIGGLALFFGIVIAYEIAGNVNILPDNFLFSEPNQLALSAFLAFIVGFGMKMGVFPLHVWLPDAHPVAPSPASALLSGIMLKTGAYGMMRVIYNVYGVDFIQEAGWHNILLVMAAITIFLGSAVAIAQTDIKRRLAYSSIGQMGYVLLGMAFMNLNGLTGSIFHIFSHALMKSTLFLCAGAIIYKTGKRKINELSGIGLQMPITMAAFSIAAFAMIGIPPLNGFISKLVLAMGALDAGKWYFVVLLILSSLMNGIYYLPIIISAFFGVSPEKKVWAKPFSELKLSMLWPVCVLAIACILFGLFPLNFPLTWAEIAAKMLLGG
- a CDS encoding NADH dehydrogenase, which codes for MSMEFLIFGALAVPLMGSVIFLTARKRLNNPGIINLILTLLTAALLFGAGIKAGGETARVSLSNVLLLGLNLRMDTLAFFFTTLFTAAASVVSIFSVQFLKNINSPGRFFMFMQLTLLGCLGVVLAADLVTLFLFFELMTFASYVLVIHRENEQALNAGYLYLLLGVVGGLALLTGIILVYYVAGNTDFLPLQAESNIIIAAAVCFLFGFGIKTGVVPLHIWMPKAYSVSPVPVNIISSALMIKTGAYGLLRVYSEVLFPFGGTANSSFMGWLLVGLGLGSMFVGAFLALRQTNMLKTLAYSSISQIGYVILGLGVALFVRGNVGLGVSGMLFHILNHSVFKGTLFLVAGVILAYAGTLDYKRLGGLARQSPLLTATFAFGALGIAGLPGLNGYASKTFLHHGIEALEHYNPGWVLWFGEKVFVVASAITICYFLKMFLNVFMGPVRGDAVIPRRLPRWYQVPLLIGSAAIAFVGLFPHFTTRQLIVPAMDTVGVGESALDYALSVNVWSGPDLLGMLKTIAVAAVIWLLVVKVRLDRLRFPDWFSIEKLFYRPIAQGFMMLCLGPGVFIDRKVNQVYHGTGDASMGICRYVGKVDHSINKIYASTGDMSLELCRYLGHVDGSINRLYYRVGNISVDVCNAIDAWDQALDSLYMSMGRRSEQFCVNLDRLDQDLDKLYSDLGLVSTRAIHRLNSMEQGLFDVSEYKKPPVKRQWWHSLQDQLANPQWELSNLNVESIFVAIAFVVVVVILLVYGTR
- a CDS encoding FAD:protein FMN transferase codes for the protein MRYLRVGLLLVAIFFLVACSNGQSPTNNPDLKEYTETYIDIMDTLVDVRIVTTMESAEAESVLTAVKAEMQRLEAILSAHLPDSDVAKISASSEPVSVSPHTLNVVNTALQYADLTNGTFDITLAPVLDLYDFGEKRFPDEAQLADNLPLVDYTRVEVDTDRQTIALPKSMRLDLGGIAKGYIVDRAVDFLLANGVEYATVNAGGDIRVSGSKPDGTPWRIGIKNPNEIQHLFAVIEVSDSAIVTSGDYERYFEQDGIRFHHIIDPATGLPGNLCKSVTVVAPTAELADLLSTAIFVMGPEEGLALAESLDSVEALIWDADDEIHWTSGLEDRLELR